A genomic stretch from Microtus pennsylvanicus isolate mMicPen1 chromosome 9, mMicPen1.hap1, whole genome shotgun sequence includes:
- the LOC142857549 gene encoding complement C5-like, with translation MGLWGALCFLIFLGKTWGQEQTFVILAPKVFQAGASENVVIQVHGYTEAFDATISIRSYPDKKVIYSSGCVNLSPENKFQNSTLLTIQDKQLSEGQSSFSYVYLEVVSKHFSKSEKRPILYGNGSLFVHTDKPVYTPQQHVKVGVLFLGDALEPVRREPVLTFIDPEGSEVDKVQGNNLTGAVSFPDFQIPSNPKYGRWTIQAKYTEDASTNGTTHFDVKEHDKAFKISLTPVSDRHHELKIQDEAQAVSLQSTNSLERKIREQAATYKHPVVKKCCYDGARHSPYETCEQRAKRVKTGPRCVQAFTLCCTIANDTFKFRLLAMGHGETQ, from the exons ATGGGCCTTTGGGGAgcactttgttttttaattttcctgggcAAAACTTGGGGACAGGAACAAAC CTTCGTCATTTTAGCACCCAAAGTCTTCCAGGCTGGAGCATCTGAAAATGTTGTAATTCAAGTCCATGGCTACACTGAAGCATTTGATGCAACAATCTCTATAAGAAGTTATCCTGATAAAAAAGTGATCTACTCTTCAGGCTGTGTTAATTTATCTccagaaaataaattccaaaactCAACACTATTAACA ATTCAGGACAAACAGTTGTCTGAAGGACAAAGCtcattttcatatgtgtatttgGAAGTCGTGTCAAAGCATTTTTCAAAATCTGAAAAACGGCCAATCCTCTATGGCAATGGCTCTCTCTTCGTCCACACTGACAAGCCTGTGTACACTCCACAGCAGCACG TAAAGGTTGGTGTCCTTTTTCTGGGAGATGCCTTGGAGCCAGTTAGAAGGGAACCTGTCTTAACTTTCATA gaccctgaaggatcagaagttgaCAAGGTGCAAGGAAACAATCTTACTGGAGCTGTGTCTTTTCCTGACTTCCAGATTCCTTCTAACCCCAA ATACGGTAGATGGACGATTCAGGCTAAATATACAGAAGATGCTTCTACCAATGGAACGACACACTTTGATGTCAAAGAACATG ATAAAGCCTTCAAAATAAGTCTCACTCCAGTAAGTGATCGGCATCACGAACTGAAAATTCAAG ATGAAGCCCAAGCTGTGAGTCTCCAGTCAACAAATTCCCTGGAACGGAAAATAAGAGAACAAG CTGCTACGTACAAACATCCGGTGGTAAAGAAGTGTTGTTATGACGGAGCCAGACATAGTCCCTATGAAACCTGTGAGCAGAGAGCAAAACGTGTGAAAACAGGCCCGCGCTGTGTCCAAGCCTTCACTCTCTGCTGCACCATTGCTAATGACACCTTTAAATTTCGCCTCCTTGCAATGGGCCATGGAg